In Bacillus alveayuensis, one DNA window encodes the following:
- a CDS encoding benzoate membrane transport protein (product_source=KO:K05782; cog=COG3135; ko=KO:K05782; pfam=PF03594; tigrfam=TIGR00843; transmembrane_helix_parts=Inside_1_11,TMhelix_12_34,Outside_35_48,TMhelix_49_68,Inside_69_74,TMhelix_75_94,Outside_95_98,TMhelix_99_116,Inside_117_127,TMhelix_128_150,Outside_151_169,TMhelix_170_192,Inside_193_212,TMhelix_213_232,Outside_233_251,TMhelix_252_274,Inside_275_294,TMhelix_295_317,Outside_318_320,TMhelix_321_343,Inside_344_355,TMhelix_356_378,Outside_379_416) codes for MNTERKGFMKQLNINTVSAGTLAAIFGCTGPALIIIGGAADGGLTHEQMISWLFAVYFFGGLLGIYLALKYRQPIAGAYSIPGAVLVAGALSQFSLNEMAGAYFVAGVIVFILGITKTIGKIMNWIPVPIVMGMIVGAMIRFGTGMITSIEKAPLIAGAAVFVYLLSVRFIKVIPPILTSFFVSVILVAIMNEFQFQEQQSSFILPQILMPTFSLEAIVSVSLPLAFLVIGAENAQATGVLMAQGYKPPVNVMTILSGIGGMVTSFFGGHNANIAGPMTAICASEEAGRNKEGRYASVVVNGILFSLFGLLAGIVVPFVTALPSVLVGTVAGLAMISVLVNSLQSAFSDSKFQVGAFFALIIGMSGISFFNISSPFWALVGGVFVSLLIEPHHFQNEHDNGFELPEKMDHAISKTS; via the coding sequence ATGAATACCGAACGAAAAGGATTTATGAAACAATTAAATATTAATACAGTGAGCGCCGGTACACTTGCAGCTATTTTTGGCTGTACTGGTCCAGCTTTAATTATTATTGGTGGAGCAGCTGACGGTGGTTTGACACATGAGCAGATGATCTCATGGCTCTTTGCCGTTTATTTCTTCGGTGGATTGTTGGGGATTTATTTGGCATTGAAATATCGCCAGCCGATTGCAGGAGCTTACTCCATTCCAGGTGCAGTGCTTGTTGCAGGAGCATTATCACAGTTTTCTTTAAATGAAATGGCGGGTGCTTATTTTGTGGCAGGTGTTATTGTCTTTATATTAGGGATTACCAAAACAATTGGAAAGATTATGAACTGGATACCTGTTCCGATCGTAATGGGGATGATTGTCGGAGCCATGATCCGTTTTGGAACCGGAATGATTACATCAATTGAAAAAGCCCCGTTAATCGCAGGGGCAGCAGTTTTCGTATACTTGTTATCAGTACGATTTATTAAAGTCATACCGCCAATTTTAACGTCATTCTTTGTTTCTGTTATTTTAGTAGCAATCATGAACGAATTTCAATTTCAAGAGCAGCAAAGTAGTTTTATTCTTCCACAAATTTTAATGCCTACATTCAGTCTTGAGGCAATAGTATCTGTTTCTCTTCCGCTTGCTTTTTTAGTCATCGGAGCAGAAAATGCCCAAGCAACAGGTGTATTAATGGCTCAAGGATACAAACCACCTGTCAATGTTATGACAATATTAAGCGGTATTGGTGGAATGGTCACTTCGTTCTTTGGAGGACATAATGCAAATATTGCTGGTCCGATGACGGCCATTTGTGCTTCAGAGGAAGCGGGAAGAAATAAGGAAGGGCGTTATGCATCTGTTGTGGTAAACGGTATCTTATTCAGTTTATTTGGATTACTGGCCGGTATTGTCGTACCTTTTGTAACGGCTTTACCTTCTGTATTAGTGGGTACCGTTGCTGGTCTGGCCATGATTAGTGTTTTAGTGAACTCACTGCAAAGTGCTTTTTCTGATTCTAAATTTCAAGTTGGGGCGTTTTTCGCCTTGATCATTGGTATGTCGGGTATTAGTTTTTTTAATATTAGTTCACCGTTTTGGGCATTAGTCGGAGGGGTATTCGTTTCCTTGTTAATCGAACCACATCATTTTCAAAATGAACATGACAATGGGTTTGAACTTCCAGAGAAAATGGATCATGCTATTTCCAAAACTTCATAA
- a CDS encoding ribonucleoside-diphosphate reductase beta chain (product_source=KO:K00526; cath_funfam=1.10.620.20; cog=COG0208; ko=KO:K00526; pfam=PF00268; superfamily=47240; transmembrane_helix_parts=Outside_1_179,TMhelix_180_202,Inside_203_348), whose protein sequence is MGANVLTKRVLMDPEAPNRSTAIVNGKSSNVLNWDDVAYPWAYPKYKRMLANFWTPFEINMSQDIKQFPQLTEHEQNAFLKIIGLLALLDSIQTDYAGKVADYITDSSINALMIILAQQEVIHNHSYSYVLSSIVPKNIQDEVFEYWRNEPVLRKRNEFVTNGYIAFAEQPNVENLLKSIVFDVILEGLFFYSGFAFFYNLARNQKMVATSTMINYINRDEQLHVDLFVKIFKEVLKQYPEYDTPELERFVIETFKQAAELEIEWARLIIGHNIEGLYLQDVESYIKFYANVRSNQLGFPRPFEGYRTNPLKWMKAYEEVDLGKSDFFEQKSRQYTKVNHIDNGFDEL, encoded by the coding sequence ATGGGAGCAAATGTATTAACGAAACGCGTCTTGATGGACCCAGAAGCACCTAACCGTTCAACTGCGATTGTAAATGGAAAAAGTTCAAACGTATTAAATTGGGACGATGTCGCTTATCCTTGGGCCTACCCAAAATATAAACGAATGCTCGCCAACTTTTGGACACCGTTTGAAATTAACATGTCTCAAGATATTAAACAGTTTCCACAATTAACGGAACATGAACAAAACGCCTTTTTGAAGATTATTGGTTTACTAGCGTTATTAGATAGTATCCAAACAGATTATGCAGGAAAGGTTGCCGATTATATTACCGATTCTAGCATTAATGCGCTAATGATTATATTAGCTCAGCAAGAAGTCATTCATAACCATTCCTACTCGTATGTTCTTTCAAGTATCGTTCCAAAAAACATACAAGATGAAGTGTTCGAGTATTGGCGCAACGAACCTGTACTAAGAAAAAGGAATGAATTTGTGACAAATGGCTATATAGCATTTGCCGAACAACCGAATGTTGAAAACTTATTAAAATCCATTGTCTTTGATGTAATTTTAGAAGGGTTGTTCTTCTATTCAGGCTTTGCCTTCTTTTATAACTTAGCACGCAATCAAAAAATGGTCGCCACCAGCACGATGATCAATTATATTAATCGCGATGAACAGCTACATGTTGATTTATTTGTCAAAATTTTTAAAGAAGTTCTAAAACAATATCCAGAATATGATACACCTGAGTTAGAGCGGTTTGTCATCGAAACGTTTAAACAAGCAGCAGAGCTGGAAATTGAGTGGGCACGTCTTATTATTGGACATAACATCGAAGGACTTTACTTACAAGACGTAGAAAGCTATATTAAATTTTATGCAAACGTTCGTTCGAATCAACTTGGTTTTCCGCGCCCTTTTGAAGGATACCGCACAAATCCTTTAAAATGGATGAAGGCATATGAAGAAGTCGACCTCGGTAAATCTGATTTCTTTGAACAAAAATCTAGACAGTATACAAAAGTTAATCATATTGATAATGGCTTTGATGAACTGTAA